One Oenanthe melanoleuca isolate GR-GAL-2019-014 chromosome 3, OMel1.0, whole genome shotgun sequence DNA segment encodes these proteins:
- the PEX13 gene encoding peroxisome biogenesis factor 13: MAATPPPKPWESRRLPGTAPSFQSADLGDNLLTRPGQPAVARIPPPILPRPSQQPASSSLSAFRPAYSSSFSPGYGSYGTSFYGSYSPYSYGYGGLGYNRFCADGIPPSRFVQQAEESSRGAFQSIESIVHAFASVSMMMDATFSAVYNSFRAVLDVANHFSRLKIHFTKVFSAFALVRTIRYLYQRLQRLLGLRQSCDNEDLWAESQGKVARAGLEDKVANSAKSWPIFLFFAVILGGPYLIWKLLSTYSDEETVSSNWASGEDDHVVGRAEYDFNALSEEEISFRAGDMLRLAPKEQQPKIRGWLLASYDGQTTGLVPANYIKILGKRRGRRTVDLERIPEQRPAFPSTAVRGAPAAVTLEEQEAAFETAFAGSSKVPVASDSAGAGGEKQEL; this comes from the exons ATGGCGGCGACGCCGCCGCCCAAGCCCTGGGAGTCCCGGCGGCTGCCGGGCACCGCGCCCTCCTTCCA GTCTGCTGACTTGGGTGACAACCTGCTGACCAGGCCCGGCCAGCCCGCGGTGGCGCGGATCCCTCCGCCCATTCTGCCGAGACCGTCCCAGCAACCAGCGAGCAGCAGCCTGAGCGCTTTCAGGCCAGCctacagcagctccttctccccaGGCTATGGCTCCTATGGCACCTCCTTCTATGGCAGCTACAGCCCCTACAGCTACGGCTACGGGGGGCTGGGCTATAACCGCTTCTGTGCCGACGGCATTCCCCCCAGCAGGTTCGTGCAGCAGGCcgaggagagcagcaggggcGCCTTCCAGTCCATCGAGAGCATCGTGCACGCCTTCGCCTCCGTCAGCATGATGATGGATGCCACCTTCTCGGCCGTCTACAACAGCTTCAGGGCCGTGCTGGATGTGGCCAACCACTTCTCCCGCCTCAAGATCCACTTCACCAAGGTGTTCTCAGCCTTTGCTCTAGTGAGAACTATCAGGTACCTCTACCAGCGCCTGCAGCGCCTGCTGGGTCTGCGGCAGAGCTGTGACAACGAGGATTTGTGGGCTGAGAGCCAGGGCAAAGTAGCTCGTGCTGGCCTCGAAGACAAGGTGGCTAACTCTGCCAAATCCTGGCctattttcttgttctttgcTGTTATATTGGGAGGCCCCTACCTGATTTGGAAGCTGCTTTCTACATACAGTGATGAAGAAACAG TGTCTAGTAACTGGGCGAGTGGAGAAGATGACCATGTAGTTGGAAGAGCAGAATATGATTTCAATGCTCTCtcagaagaagaaatttctttccGTGCTGGTGACATGCTAAGATTAGCACCCAAAG AACAACAACCCAAGATCCGTGGTTGGCTTCTGGCCAGTTACGATGGCCAAACAACAGGACTTGTGCCAGCTAATTACATCAAAATCCTGGGCAAAAGAAGAGGTAGGAGAACAGTGGACCTGGAAAGGATTCCTGAGCAGCGGccagcctttcccagcacagctgtcagaggagcccctgctgctgtgactttggaggagcaggaggctgcttTTGAAACTGCTTTTGCTGGAAGCAGCAAAGTTCCCGTGGCGTCGGACTCCGCTGGGGCTGGTGGAGAGAAGCAGGAACTCTGA